The following coding sequences are from one Rutidosis leptorrhynchoides isolate AG116_Rl617_1_P2 chromosome 11, CSIRO_AGI_Rlap_v1, whole genome shotgun sequence window:
- the LOC139876155 gene encoding uncharacterized protein — MSNVFARLQIPLEDVKNATNNFADDNFIGKGGGMKVYKGKLFHHGQLIDIVARKYGQRDIEFWTDISIVSFLRHENLVNFIGFCDENDENIIVNKYEAKGSLDRYLSDPNLMWTQRLQICLGVARALSYIHYDDARDFSVVHCNIKSSKILLDDNWLPKLSGFSLSLKTRKARRHRLILSRPQGTREYTDPLLIKSGSVTHKSDVYSFGVVLFEVLCGRSAVMKTERSETLAHLAKSHYEDGTLDDMIDRDLRKQMDPESYKVFSETAYCCLKDERTQHPHIDQILIALEKALDRQLKSESDFSEVEETESHRWKVVNSFVFEGKNLAHLKIKLHDIELATDYFAEKYCIGSGGYGKVYKAELKHFDNNYISIEGTNKCELPKRRSVVAIKRSINKVDKREKQVFNAEIETLSSCMHPNIVTLLGFCDEGPHMIIVYEFASNGSLEDYLGPTGKMTNFTWVQRLNLCLDIARGLNYIHTSTGDKQKIIHRDMKSANVLLNEKLEAMIADFGLSKTYQENHTASTINTKNIAGTPFYLDPEYENYGRLKKASDVYSFGVILFEIFCGRLAYDSIYIKGLAPTARTHFEERKLYEMLDPKLKEENDGNVFTKGLSQDSLDIFTKIAYQCVAETQTERPKMKIVIEELKKAIYAQWSPYTHTAAHS; from the exons ATGTCTAATGTCTTTGCTCGCTTACAAATCCCCCTTGAAGATGTAAAAAACGCCACCAACAACTTTGCTGATGATAATTTCATTGGAAAAGGTGGGGGTATGAAAGTATACAAGGGAAAACTATTTCATCATGGGCAATTGATCGATATCGTTGCACGGAAGTATGGCCAAAGAGACATAGAGTTTTGGACAGATATTTCAATTGTTTCCTTTCTCAGACATGAAAATCTGGTGAATTTTATTGGGTTTTGTGATGAGAATGATGAGAATATTATAGTAAACAAGTATGAGGCCAAGGGAAGTCTTGACAGATACTTAAGCGACCCAAACCTTATGTGGACGCAGAGATTGCAAATATGTCTTGGCGTTGCACGAGCACTAAGTTATATCCATTATGACGATGCACGTGATTTTAGCGTAGTACACTGCAACATCAAGAGTTCAAAAATATTACTTGATGACAACTGGCTGCCCAAGTTATCCGGCTTTAGCCTATCCTTGAAAACCAGAAAAGCTCGAAGGCACCGCCTAATCCTTTCTCGTCCACAAGGCACGAGGGAGTATACTGATCCTTTATTAATAAAGTCTGGTAGTGTTACTCACAAATCAGATGTGTACTCCTTCGGTGTAGTATTATTTGAAGTCTTATGTGGAAGGAGTGCTGTTATGAAGACAGAAAGGTCAGAAACACTAGCTCATTTGGCTAAATCCCATTATGAAGACGGAACCCTGGATGATATGATTGATCGGGACCTACGTAAACAAATGGACCCAGAATCATATAAAGTCTTCTCAGAAACCGCTTACTGCTGTTTGAAGGACGAACGAACGCAACACCCACATATAGATCAAATTCTCATTGCACTTGAGAAAGCGTTGGATCGCCAATTGAAAAGTGAAAGTGAT TTTTCTGAAGTTGAAGAAACAGAGTCCCATCGCTGGAAGGTAGTAAATTCTTTTGTCTTTGAG GGGAAGAACTTGGCCCACTTGAAGATTAAGCTTCATGATATAGAGCTCGCCACTGACTATTTTGCTGAAAAATACTGCATCGGGTCAGGCGGATACGGTAAGGTGTACAAAGCAGAACTTAAACATTTTGATAACAACTATATTTCTATAGAAGGGACAAATAAGTGTGAATTACCCAAGAGACGCAGCGTTGTAGCTATAAAACGCAGCATTAATAAAGTGGACAAACGAGAAAAACAAGTGTTCAATGCAGAAATTGAAACACTTTCCAGCTGTATGCATCCCAACATAGTCACTCTTCTTGGGTTTTGTGATGAGGGTCCACACATGATCATTGTTTATGAGTTTGCTTCTAATGGAAGCCTTGAAGACTACTTAGGACCCACCGGTAAGATGACTAATTTTACTTGGGTGCAACGATTAAATCTATGTCTTGATATTGCACGTGGGCTGAATTACATTCACACCAGCACAGGTGACAAACAAAAGATTATACACCGTGATATGAAAAGCGCGAATGTTCTACTAAATGAGAAGTTGGAAGCGATGATTGCTGACTTTGGGCTCTCTAAAACTTACCAAGAAAATCATACAGCAAGCACGATTAATACCAAAAACATTGCGGGCACACCATTCTATTTGGATCCGGAATATGAGAATTATGGTCGATTGAAGAAAGCTTCAGATGTTTACTCTTTTGGAGTTATTTTATTTGAAATTTTCTGCGGGAGGTTGGCCTATGATTCAATCTACATCAAGGGGCTTGCACCCACTGCACGAACACATTTTGAGGAGagaaaactatatgaaatgttagaTCCAAAGCTAAAGGAAGAAAATGACGGAAACGTTTTTACTAAAGGGCTCAGTCAAGATTCTTTAGACATATTTACAAAAATTGCATATCAATGTGTGGCAGAAACTCAAACTGAGCGTCCAAAGATGAAAATTGTCATCGAGGAACTCAAGAAAGCAATATACGCTCAG TGGTCGCCTTATACACATACTGCGGCTCACTCATAG
- the LOC139876154 gene encoding receptor-like protein kinase HERK 1 produces MSNVFARLQIPLEDVKNATNNFADDNFIGKGGGMKVYKGKLFHHGQLIDIVARKYGQRDIEFWTDISIVSFLRHENLVNFIGFCDENDENIIVNKYEAKGSLDRYLSDPNLMWTQRLQICLGVARALSYIHYDDARDFSVVHCNIKSSKILLDDNWLPKLSGFSLSLKTRKARRHRLILSRPQGTREYTDPLLIKSGSVTHKSDVYSFGVVLFEVLCGRSAVMKTERSETLAHLAKSHYEDGTLDDMIDRDLRKQMDPESYKVFSETAYCCLKDERTQHPHIDQILIALEKALDRQLKSESDFSEVEETESHRWKGKNLDHLKIKLHDIELATDYFAEKYCIGSGGYGKVYKAELKHFDNNYISIEGTNKCELPKRRSVVAIKRSINKVDMLEVKLDFGLCVLDMGLQKLLVISSSESE; encoded by the exons ATGTCTAATGTCTTTGCTCGCTTACAAATCCCCCTTGAAGATGTAAAAAACGCCACCAACAACTTTGCTGATGATAATTTCATTGGAAAAGGTGGGGGTATGAAAGTATACAAGGGAAAACTATTTCATCATGGGCAATTGATCGATATCGTTGCACGGAAGTATGGCCAAAGAGACATAGAGTTTTGGACAGATATTTCAATTGTTTCCTTTCTCAGACATGAAAATCTGGTGAATTTTATTGGGTTTTGTGATGAGAATGATGAGAATATTATAGTAAACAAGTATGAGGCCAAGGGAAGTCTTGACAGATACTTAAGCGACCCAAACCTTATGTGGACGCAGAGATTGCAAATATGTCTTGGCGTTGCACGAGCACTAAGTTATATCCATTATGACGATGCACGTGATTTTAGCGTAGTACACTGCAACATCAAGAGTTCAAAAATATTACTTGATGACAACTGGCTGCCCAAGTTATCCGGCTTTAGCCTATCCTTGAAAACCAGAAAAGCTCGAAGGCACCGCCTAATCCTTTCTCGTCCACAAGGCACGAGGGAGTATACTGATCCTTTATTAATAAAGTCTGGTAGTGTTACTCACAAATCAGATGTGTACTCCTTCGGTGTAGTATTATTTGAAGTCTTATGTGGAAGGAGTGCTGTTATGAAGACAGAAAGGTCAGAAACACTAGCTCATTTGGCTAAATCCCATTATGAAGACGGAACCCTGGATGATATGATTGATCGGGACCTACGTAAACAAATGGACCCAGAATCATATAAAGTCTTCTCAGAAACCGCTTACTGCTGTTTGAAGGACGAACGAACGCAACACCCACATATAGATCAAATTCTCATTGCACTTGAGAAAGCGTTGGATCGCCAATTGAAAAGTGAAAGTGAT TTTTCTGAAGTTGAAGAAACAGAGTCCCATCGCTGGAAG GGGAAGAACTTGGACCACTTGAAGATTAAGCTTCATGATATAGAGCTCGCCACTGACTATTTTGCTGAAAAATACTGCATCGGGTCAGGCGGATACGGTAAGGTGTACAAAGCAGAACTTAAACATTTTGATAACAACTATATTTCAATAGAAGGGACAAATAAGTGTGAATTACCCAAGAGACGCAGCGTTGTGGCTATAAAACGCAGCATTAATAAAGTGGACATGTTGGAagttaaacttgattttgggctatgtgttttggatatgggcttgcaa aaacttcttgtaatatctaGTAGTGAAAGTGAGTAG
- the LOC139876153 gene encoding probable serine/threonine-protein kinase PBL28, whose translation MHPNIVTLLGFCDEGPHMIIVYEFASNGSLEDYLGPTGKMTNFTWVQRLNLCLDIARGLNYIHTSTGDKQKIIHHDMKSANVLLNEKLEEMIADFGLSKTYQENHTASTINTKNIAGTPFYLDPEYENYGRLKKASDVYSFGVILFEIFCGRLAYDSIYIKGLAPTARTHFEERKLYEMLDPKLKEENDGNVFTKGLSQDSLDIFTKIAYQCVAETQTERPKMKIVIEELKKAIYAQIS comes from the exons ATGCATCCCAACATAGTCACTCTTCTTGGGTTTTGTGATGAGGGTCCACACATGATCATTGTTTATGAGTTTGCTTCTAATGGAAGCCTTGAAGACTACTTAGGACCCACCGGTAAGATGACTAATTTTACTTGGGTGCAACGATTAAATCTATGTCTTGATATTGCACGTGGGCTGAATTACATTCACACCAGCACCGGTGACAAACAAAAGATTATACACCATGATATGAAAAGCGCGAATGTTCTACTAAATGAGAAGTTGGAAGAAATGATTGCTGACTTTGGGCTCTCTAAAACTTACCAAGAAAATCATACAGCAAGCACGATTAATACCAAAAACATTGCGGGCACACCATTCTATTTGGATCCGGAATATGAGAATTATGGTCGATTGAAGAAAGCTTCAGATGTTTACTCTTTTGGAGTTATTTTATTTGAAATTTTCTGCGGGAGGTTGGCCTATGATTCAATCTACATCAAGGGGCTTGCACCCACTGCACGAACACATTTTGAGGAGagaaaactatatgaaatgttagaTCCAAAGCTAAAGGAAGAAAATGACGGAAACGTTTTTACTAAAGGGCTCAGTCAAGATTCTTTAGACATATTTACAAAAATTGCATATCAATGTGTGGCAGAAACTCAAACTGAGCGTCCAAAGATGAAAATTGTCATCGAGGAACTCAAGAAAGCAATATACGCTCAG ATATCTTGA